A stretch of Mus caroli chromosome 5, CAROLI_EIJ_v1.1, whole genome shotgun sequence DNA encodes these proteins:
- the Alb gene encoding serum albumin, which produces MKWVTFLLLLFISGSAFSRGVFRREAHKSEIAHRYNDLGEQHFKGLVLIAFSQYLQKCPYDEHAKLVQEVTDFAKTCVADESAANCDKSLHTLFGDKLCAIPSLRENYGELADCCAKQEPERNECFLQHKDDNPSLPPFERPEAEAMCTSFKENPTTFMGHYLHEVARRHPYFYAPELLYYAEQYNEILTQCCAEADKESCLTPKLDGVKEKALVSSVRQRMKCSSMQKFGERAFKAWAVARLSQTFPNADFAEITKLATDLTKVTKECCHGDLLECADDRAELAKYMCENQATISSKLQTCCDKPLLKKAQCLSEVEHDTMPADLPAIAADFVEDKEVCKNYAEAKDVFLGTFLYEYSRRHPDYSVSLLLRLAKKYEATLEKCCAEADPPACYGTVLAEFQPLVEEPKNLVKTNCDLYEKLGEYGFQNAILIRYTQKAPQVSTPTLVEAARNLGRVGTKCCTLPEDQRLPCVEDYLSAILNRVCLLHEKTPVSEHVTKCCSGSLVERRPCFSALTVDETYVPKEFKAETFTFHSDICTLPEKEKQIKKQTALAELVKHKPKATEEQLKTVMGDFAQFLDTCCKAADKDTCFSTEGPNLVTRCKEALA; this is translated from the exons ATGAAGTGGGtaacctttctcctcctcctcttcatctccgGCTCTGCTTTTTCCAGGGGTGTGTTTCGCCGAGAAGCAC ACAAGAGTGAGATCGCCCATCGGTATAATGATTTGGGAGAACAACATTTCAAAGGCCT AGTCCTGATTGCCTTTTCCCAGTATCTCCAGAAATGCCCATATGATGAGCATGCCAAATTAGTGCAGGAAGTAACAGACTTTGCAAAGACGTGCGTTGCTGATGAGTCTGCCGCCAACTGTGACAAATCCCTT cACACTCTTTTTGGAGATAAGTTGTGTGCCATTCCCAGCCTCCGTGAAAACTATGGTGAACTGGCTGACTGCTGTGCGAAACAAGAGCCCGAAAGGAACGAATGTTTCCTGCAACACAAAGATGACAACCCCAGCCTGCCACCATTTGAAAGGCCAGAGGCTGAGGCCATGTGCACCTCCTTTAAGGAAAACCCAACCACCTTTATGGGACA CTATTTGCATGAAGTTGCCAGAAGACATCCTTATTTCTATGCCCCAGAACTTCTTTACTATGCTGAGCAGTACAATGAGATTCTGACCCAGTGCTGTGCAGAGGCTGACAAAGAAAGCTGCCTGACCCCAAAG cttgATGGTGTGAAGGAGAAAGCATTGGTCTCATCTGTTCGTCAGAGAATGAAGTGCTCCAGTATGCAGAAGTTTGGAGAGAGAGCTTTTAAAGCATG ggcAGTAGCTCGTCTGAGCCAGACATTCCCCAATGCTGACTTTGCAGAAATCACCAAATTGGCAACAGACCTGACCAAAGTCACCAAGGAGTGCTGCCACGGCGACCTGCTGGAATGCGCAGATGACAGG GCGGAACTTGCCAAGTACATGTGTGAAAACCAGGCGACTATCTCCAGCAAACTGCAGACTTGCTGCGATAAACCACTGTTGAAGAAAGCCCAGTGTCTTAGTGAGGTGGAGCATGACACCATGCCTGCTGATCTGCCTGCCATTGCTGCTGATTTTGTTGAGGATAAGGAAGTGTGCAAGAACTATGCTGAGGCCAAGGATGTCTTCCTGGGCAC GTTCTTGTATGAGTATTCAAGAAGACACCCTGATTACTCTGTTTCCCTGTTGCTGAGACTTGCTAAGAAATATGAAGCCACTCTGGAAAAGTGCTGTGCTGAAGCCGATCCTCCCGCCTGCTATGGCACAGTG CTTGCTGAATTTCAGCCTCTTGTAGAAGAGCCTAAGAACTTGGTCAAAACCAACTGTGATCTTTATGAGAAGCTTGGAGAATATGGATTCCAAAATGC CATTCTAATTCGGTACACCCAGAAAGCACCTCAGGTGTCGACCCCAACTCTCGTGGAGGCTGCAAGAAACCTAGGAAGAGTGGGCACCAAGTGTTGTACACTTCCTGAAGATCAGAGACTGCCTTGTGTGGAAGACTAT CTGTCTGCAATCCTGAACCGTGTGTGTCTGCTGCATGAGAAGACCCCAGTGAGTGAGCATGTTACCAAGTGCTGTAGTGGATCCCTGGTGGAAAGGAGGCCATGCTTCTCTGCTCTGACAGTTGATGAAACATATGTCCCCAAAGAGTTTAAAGCTGAGACCTTCACCTTCCACTCTGATATCTGCACACttccagagaaggagaagcagattAAGAAACAAAC GGCTCTTGCTGAGCTGGTGAAGCACAAGCCCAAGGCTACAGAGGAGCAACTGAAGACTGTCATGGGTGACTTTGCACAGTTCCTGGATACATGTTGCAAGGCTGCTGACAAGGACACCTGCTTCTCTACTGAG ggTCCAAACCTTGTCACTAGATGCAAAGAAGCCTTAGCCTAA